One genomic region from Clarias gariepinus isolate MV-2021 ecotype Netherlands chromosome 20, CGAR_prim_01v2, whole genome shotgun sequence encodes:
- the LOC128508313 gene encoding LOW QUALITY PROTEIN: C-type lectin domain family 4 member F (The sequence of the model RefSeq protein was modified relative to this genomic sequence to represent the inferred CDS: substituted 1 base at 1 genomic stop codon), which translates to MESREGAYAKSSCTTKQTFDIQDNRNIPIVSNGKKNPMEEDDGILRIRTILGLNGAGGKCYRVTALCVVLLCVLLMTAVTVLGIKLLNKENIQQTGYNNLTTDGDQLQARYNNLLIEKDQLQTSYNNLLIERKQLQKRNNNLTMGKHQLQTRYNNLTMEKHQLQTSSNNLTIERDQLQTSYNNLTIERDQLQASSNNLTIERDQLQTSYNNLLIEREQLQRRNNNLTMEKHQLQTRYNNLTIKRDQLQTRYNNLTLKRDQLQTRYNNLTIEKHXLQTSNSNLTIERDQLQASSNNLTIERAQLQTSYNNLLIEREQLQKRNNNLTMEKHQLQTRYNNLTMEKHQLQTRNNNLTMEKHQLQTSSNNLTIERDQLQTSYNNLTIERDQLQASSNNLTIERDRLQTSYNNLLIEREQLQKRNNNLTMEKHQLQTRYNNLTLKKDQLQTRYNNLTIEKHQLQTSYSNLTTERDQLQTRYDNLAMKREQLQTSYQNLTMERDHLQTRYNNQAIEIKQIQSRYDSLLIERDHLQTSYKKLTLERDQLQTSYNNLIIERDQMQSTNYELNRMKDHQEAKLKELSNKIVILQAGYDDMKNKRDVLQMKKDSVQKKLDAAVGWTYSGSAFYLISTETKTWSESRQDCRSKGSDLVIINSSEEQEFIIKLLGSRRAWIGLTDREREGEWKWVDGTRLTTAYWHHGEPNNRGDEDCAEILGFPNWRKWNDRPCSNKELWICEIIIN; encoded by the exons ATGGAGAGTCGAGAGGGTGCTTATGCCAAGTCAAGCTGTACTACTAAACAAACATTTGACATTCAGGACAATAGAAACATACCAATAGTTAGCAATGGCAAAAAGAATCCAATGGAAGAAGATGATGGCATTCTCAGGATCAGGACAATCTTGG GACTCAATGGTGCAGGGGGCAAGTGTTACAGAGTGACTGCATTGTGTGTggtgctgctgtgtgttctcctgATGACTGCAGTCACAGTGCTGGGGatcaaattattaaataaagaaaacatccAACAAACCGGATACAACAACCTGACTACAGATGGAGACCAGTTACAGGCCAGATACAACAACCTGCTTATAGAAaaagaccagttacagaccagttacaacaacctgCTTATAGAAAGAAAACAGTTACAGAAGAGaaacaacaacctgactatggGGAAACACCAGTTGCAGACCAGatacaacaacctgactatggAAAAacaccagttacagaccagttccaacaacctgactatagagagagaccaattacagaccagttacaacaacctgactatagagagagaccagttacaggcCAGTTccaacaacctgactatagagagagaccaattacagaccagttacaacaacctgCTTATAGAAAGAGAACAGTTACAGAGGAGaaacaacaacctgactatggAGAAacaccagttacagaccagatataacaacctgactataaagagagaccagttacagaccagatATAACAACCTGACTCTaaagagagaccagttacagaccagatacaacaacctgactattgAGAAACACTAATTACAGACCAGTAACAgcaacctgactatagagagagaccagttacaggcCAGTTccaacaacctgactatagagagagcccaattacagaccagttacaacaacctgCTTATAGAAAGAGAACAGTTACAGAAGAGaaacaacaacctgactatggAGAAACACCAGTTGCAGACCAGatacaacaacctgactatggAAAAACACCAGTTACAGACAAGaaacaacaacctgactatggAGAAacaccagttacagaccagttccaacaacctgactatagagagagaccaattacagaccagttacaacaacctgactatagagaggGACCAGTTACAGGCCAGTTccaacaacctgactatagagagagaccgattacagaccagttacaacaacctgCTTATAGAAAGAGAACAGTTACAGAAGAGaaacaacaacctgactatggAGAAacaccagttacagaccagatACAACAATCTGACTCTAAAGaaagaccagttacagaccagatacaacaacctgactattgAGAAACACCaattacagaccagttacagcAACCTGACTacagagagagaccagttacagaccagatACGACAATCTGGCTATGAAGAGAGagcagttacagaccagttaccaAAACCTGACTATGGAGAGAGACCACTTACAGACCAGATACAACAACCaggctatagaaataaaacaaatacagagTAGATATGACAGCCTGCTTATAGAAAGGGACCacttacagaccagttacaaaaaactaactttagaaagagaccagttacagaccagttacaacaacctgaTAATAGAGAGAGACCAGATGCAGTCTACTAATTATGAACTGAATAGGATGAAAGATCATCAAGAAGCCAAACTAAAGGAATTGTCAAACAAAATCGTAATTTTACAAGCTGGTTACGATGACATGAAAAACAAGCGTGATGTGTTGCAGATGAAAAAGGACAGCGTTCAGAAGAAGTTGGATGCTGCAG TGGGATGGACATATTCTGGCTCTGCATTTTATTTGATCTCCACCGAGACAAAAACCTGGAGTGAGAGCAGACAGGACTGCAGAAGTAAAGGATcagacctggtgatcataaacagcaGTGAGGAACag GAGTTCATCATTAAACTGCTCGGCAGCAGGCGTGCATGGATTGGTCtgactgacagagagagagagggagagtggaaATGGGTGGATGGTACACGACTGACCACTGC GTACTGGCATCATGGTGAACCGAATAATAGAGGTGACGAGGACTGTGCTGAGATCCTGGGTTTTCCCAATTGGAGGAAATGGAATGACAGGCCGTGCTCGAACAAAGAGTTATGGATatgtgaaataattattaattaa